DNA from Cygnus atratus isolate AKBS03 ecotype Queensland, Australia chromosome 7, CAtr_DNAZoo_HiC_assembly, whole genome shotgun sequence:
AGGTGAGGAACATGAAGAACAAAGATGAGCGCATGAAAATAATGACTGAAGTCCTCAATGGAATCAAGGTGAGCAGTGGAGTGCAGACCCCTGAGAAGCTGCTGCACCCCTCTTCTTTGTGCACTGTACCAGAGGCAGTGCACCCCAATAACCCTACAGCATCAGAGTTACTGTCTGTCCTGGGGTCTCTGGGGTGGCCAAGTCTCAATCTCTAAATTCCCTTGTGAaaggctggctggggaggagcCCTGGGTACTTGGAACAAGACTTACATTACAGGAAGGGTGTTCCAGGGATTTCCTGGACAGCCATGGTGGTGAGCATGGTGCCGTGGTGGCAGAGGCTCACAGTGACCTGTGAACCAAGGATGGGGAATGGGAATGCTGTAGGAAAGCACTCTGAGCCATGGGGAAAGCAGTGGGCAAGCAGGCTTCTGAGCAAGGTGCTGGCTGCCAGTGAGCTGGGTGTGAGGGTGGGCATTGCCGAGAGGCCAGCACCTGCTCACCCTGGTTGGCCCACAGATTCTGAAGCTTTTTGCCTGGGAGCCCTCCTTTGAGAAGCGAATCAATGAGATCCGGGCACGTGAGCTGAAGGACCTGCTGAACTTCACGTACCTGCAGTCGATCTCTATCTTTGTGTTCACATGTGCCCCCTTCCTGGTGAGTGCTGAAGGGCCTGGGGAGAGCTGCACCTCCCTGGGAGCTGCGCTTGGGCTGCGTTCGAGGGGGTGGGAGAGATGGGGAACCTCAGCTGGAGTGCAGTGAGGGGGAGCAAAGGGGCACCCAACCACACTGATGGTGGCTTTCTCTGCTGCTACCTGTCCCAGGTGTCCTTGGCGAGCTTTGCTGTCTACGTACTGGTGGATGAGAACAACGTCCTGGATGCGCAGAAGGCCTTTACTGCCATCTCCCTTTTCAACGTGCTGCGCTTCCCCATGTCCATGCTGCCCTTGGTCCTCTCTTCCCTGGTCCAGGTCAGTGCTCACGCGGTGCAGGAGGGTCTCGTGGTACCTCTATCCAAACCAGCACGTGGGGCTCGGATGTGTGATGGATCCGGGCCCTGGACACCCAGGGACATGTGCACAGGACTGGCAATAGGGTGGCACAAGACTCGTGTGTATGACACTGGCTTGGGGCTCAGAggtgggggctgctgctcaggTGAGGGTTGTGTATATGGGGTGCTCTTCTCATGGGGCTCCTGCCAGCGTACCCAGCCATGCCATCCTCTTTCTGCCGTGACAGACCAATGTCTCGACGGAGAGGCTGGAGCGGTACCTGGGTGGAGAAGAGCTGGACACCTCAGCTATTCATCACGACCCCATTTCAGGTGGGCAAACCTCCATGTTAGTCCCTGTGGGTCATGGGCTGGCCCAACCCTGCCCACTGAGCAGTGGGGCCATGGGGCAGTAGGGGCTGAGCTAGTTTGGAGGTTGAGCTATAGAGGTGGGAACTAGACGGAACCAGGTGAAGGGCTGTGCAGAAGGTTTTGAGGGCTGTGCAGGCTGGGTTTGGGGACATCTGGGTTGGGATCAGGGACGAGGCAGTCCAGAGCTTCCTCAGCCCTGAGGTGTCTTTGTGTTGACAGGCAGCGCTGTGCGTTTCTCGGACGCCACGTTTTCCTGGGAGCAGGATGGCAATGCTGCGATAAGAGAGTAAGTGCTCTGTGTCATGTGGGGCcagaggggtggggagagggtcTTTCTCCCTTGTATACTGTTAGCTGGGGGTGGCAGTCGCCTCTTCACAGTGCTGCTAGAGGTGCACCCCCCTGAGATGCTCCTCTGGTAGTTCTGCTTACTCCACACTCTCGTCTTGCAGTGTCACTCTGGACATCGCACCTGGGAGCCTGGTGGCTGTGGTGGGCGCTGTGGGCTCGGGCAAGTCTTCCCTGGTGTCAGCCATGCTGGGGGAGATGGAGAATATCAAGGGACACATCAACATCCAGGTGAGAGGAGCTGGCTGGCAcaaggggctgcggggctcgcAGGGGGCAGTGAGGCAGGCACTGGGTGACTGTGCAGCCTCCCAGGTCAGGGACCAGGCTGGTACCAGAGGGGCTCCAGGACAAGGACAAGCTGTGGGAGGTGGCCGTGTTCAGGCTGGTGCCCTGGTGACGAACCTCTTCTGTGTCTCTATGCCAGGGCTCCCTGGCCTACGTCCCCCAGCAGGCCTGGATCCAGAATGCCACGCTGAAAGACAACATCCTTTTTGGGTCAGAGCTGGATGAAGATAGGTATCAGCAGGTCATCAAGGCCTGTGCCCTCCTCCCAGATCTGGAACTGCTGCCCGCAGGGGACCAGACGGAGATTGGAGAGAAGGTATCAGCTCTGGGCACTGTAAGGAGAGGTGGGGGTGAATAACTGTGGGGCAAACAcaggcagcagaagaaagagccATATCCCTGTGCCAGCCCAGGGCTCACAGAGGTCCCTTCCGTTTCAGGGCATTAACCTGAGTGGGGGCCAGAAGCAGCGGGTCAGCCTGGCCCGGGCAGTGTACAGCAATGCGGACATCTATGTCCTGGATGACCCCCTCTCTGCTGTGGATGCGCATGTGGGCAAGTACCTTTTTGAGCACGTGCTGGGGCCAAAAGGACTGCTGCAGAAGAAGGTGAGCACTTGTGTCCTCCTTTTTGGGACTAGGCCAGGTAGAAATGACCCTGGCACTGTGTTGGCCATCCAGGGAAAGCTGGGGTTGCTTGCTTAGGACAGAGAAGGGATCCCTCAGCTTTCCAGTAGGCAGGAGAGTCCTTGCGGATCCCTAGAGGGGTGTGGAGAAGTGAGGGGTGCCCTGTGTCCCCATAGACAGGCAGTGATAGATAGAGAGGTCCCCAGCTAGAGGACAGAGAGCCTGCAGGGTGAAGGCTGGGCGGCAGGGGATGTTCTGATGCTCACTACCCTCCAACTGCAGTGCCGCTTTATTGCAGACACGGATCTTGGTGACACACAGTATCAGTTTCCTGCCCCAGGTTGATAACATcgtggtgctggtggcaggaACAGTGTCTGAACACGGCTCCTACAGCACCCTGCTTGCAAACAGGGGGGCCTTTGCCCAGTTCCTGAACTCCTATGGCaaccaggaggaggaggctgcagagaaaaataccaCAGGTAATGGGAACACTACTGAGCAGGTGAAGGGGCCGTGTGTGTGTCTTGAGATTGTGGAAGCCCCATGAGCCTATTCATTACTCTGACCTGGCTCTATCCAGTCCAGGccccagctgtggctgctgtgtgTCATTCCCAGCTGCCCACAATCAGCAGCTCAAGGGCTTTCTGCCAAAGAATTGCATCCAGGTATTACTGTGAATAGCCACCAAAGGATGTctaatgtttttctgtctttttaggTCATTTACGTGTATAGCTCCCATAGTTTTATGTGGCAACAAGCTGTACACTTTAACAATATTGGGGTGAGAAAGATCCTTTAGTTTATTTTGAACGTGGTGTTGGATAACATTTCATCTTTGTCAGCTCCCCCAGTCCTATGGAAAGGAGTGGCACCAGGTCAGGTAGATGCTCGCCCtgccagctcagccctgggTAAACACTGATAACGCAGTTGTCCAGCTGAAGCCTGGCTATTCCCAGTTTGTCCCCACAGGATCCATCTCTCAGCTCAGAGAGGTGCTCCTAAACTGGAGTGACACGGCCtaccgggtcctgcacctgctAAACTAGCACAAATCTCTGCGGGAGAAGTCAGCAGCGGGAACTGACTCTGTGCAGGCCTTTAGCTCTGCTTTCCCTGACAGCTCTCCCTCCACAGCAGatttcttcctccccctgctgTGGTGGGGCTTGCAGCAGGGTTGGAAGGGGTGTGATGTGTGGCTGGAGGACGCAGTCTGAGCCTGGAGCGTGGGGTGGAGATGAGTGCAGTAGATGTGTGGTGTATGGGATCGTCTCCTCAGTGCCTGACCCTGCCTTCCTTCACCCCTGTGTCTGTAGCTGTTGTTTTAGAGGAGGTTGAAGAGCAGAGTGATGAAACTCTTGAGCCTTGTGTGGAGGAGGGGCCCGATGATGTGGTGTCCGCGACGCTGAAGCGAGAGGCCAGCATCCATCGGAGAGAGTTTGTTCGCAGGTGGGGACTCAGCCAGAGCCCTCAGCTCTCTCCCTTGGCTCCTGCATTGCTCTTTAGGAGAccagggggcctgggggctTCACTGGGGGATTCTAGCAGAGAAGGGACTGGAAGCCTTCCTGTCTGCTTCTGCCACCACCAGCTAGGCTGGATAAAGAGCATCTGATCTTGCCTTTACTTGCATCGTTGTGTCACAGCCTCACCCTGTGGTCTTCTCTGAAACTCCTTCTGCTGGGCTGGTTCTGCTTTTGGAGCCAAGGGCTCTGATTTCACAGCTGCAAATGCCTAGGGCTTCCACAAAGCTCATTCAAAGCTGTGCAGGTCAGGACTTTTATCCCACGGGGCTCCAAGGCTGGTGTCCCagtgcagcacagggctggacCCCCAGGGGAGTAGGAGCCATGCAGCACCCTGTGACTAACGGTGCCCCtcacctccctgcagcctcagTACAAAGAGCACCAGTTCCTGGAAGAAGTCCCAGGAGGAGCCCCCTAAGAAAGTGAAGGGCCAGCAGCTGATTGAGAAGGAAGCTGTGGAAACTGGCAAGGTGAGGAGAATGGCAAAGGGGTAGGAGGGACAACATAATGCCCTGGCTCAGTCCTGTAAGACCCTGGCTGTGGCCCAGAGAAGCCAGCTCCAGCTTTCTGTGGCCCCACTGCAGCCAAGTGGCACCAAAGGGGCAGTGCTGCCTGGAGCTGGTGGCCGAGGTGGCCCTGGCTGGGGTACAGGCTGCTAGTGCAGGGTGGTGGAGGGAGGACGTGTATGGGAGCAGCACCGTGGGCAGTGGGGGAGGAGAACCGAGGCTGTGTTGGCTGTTCCTGGCTGGAACTGAACTGGTCCACAGGTGAAATTCTCCATGTACCTGCGGTACCTGCGTGCTGTTGGCTTGGGGTATTCTTTCTGGGTTGCCATGGGCTACATCGGACAGTACGTCGCCTACGTGGGGACCAACCTGTGGCTCAGCGCCTGGACTGACGATGCAGAGCGCTACCAGAACCAGACCTACCCCGTGCAGCAGCGAGACCTGCGGATCGGCGTCTTCGGGGCACTGGGGGTGTCACAAGGTGAGTGTGAGAACACAGGATCCGCTCACCTCAGTGATGGGGTCCAGCAGGGATAAGGCCTTCAaggcctgcagccagcagtgtCCAGCTGCCTGCCAcagccttccctcctgctcctgtctGGACTGGGTACAGATACGAGCATGAAGTCAAAGTAAACTGACCCAAGAAGACTGTGTTGCCCTCTTATGTTGAGGATCGCAGTCCTTTACCAGTTTGGAGATTGTGCCAGTGCACACGGCCTTCCCAAAGGGTTAGTGTTCTTCCCCTGTGGTGGGACACAGTTACTGGGGCTTTCCAAGAAGATGAGGTGCAAGATTGTCACAGAGGATCACTGTGGAACATCTTGATGCCTCATCACTGCTTGATGTGTCCCATGAGCCAGAGGGACTGACAGGGGGCCAGTGTCACACGCAAGCTGGTGCTGACCACCCCGTGCTCTCCTTACAGCTatcttcctgctctttgcaaCTGTCCTGTCTGCTCACGGTGCCGTGCGGGCCTCCCGGATTATGCATCAGCGACTGCTCAGCAACATCCTGCGTGTGCCCATGAGCTTTTTTGACACGACCCCCACTGGCCGCATTGTGAATAGGTTTGCCAAGGTAAGAAAATCCCCAAAAGGAGGTGTTTGTTCTGGCTGGTCTGGAGAGCGTTGGGTAGTGGCACATCCCTGCTGAAGTTCAGCACTGCATAAGTGCGTCCGAGTTGGGGCCTGGAAGGGAGTAGAAGGTATGGTGGATGCATGGCTGCCTATGAGGTAAACCACATCCTGGGCTGTATTTACTAGGAGGAGAGTGGACGGCAGATcccaggaaattattttctcttctgctcgGTGCAAGGGAGGCCATGGCTGGATATTATGTCCTGTTTTGGGGCCACCTGGTCAAGAGGGATGTAGAAAAACTGAAGAGTGTTCTAGCTGGATACCCAGCTAGAAGAGGGATGATGGCCAGCTGGAGACCTGGGTACACCTACGTGGACCTGGAGTCAGCCCTGTCACTCTTTGTTTCTCATGAACAAATATGTGTGTTCCTCATGAACCATATATGTGTGAAATCTTTGGATCCCTTCCTCTCTCTGGGGTCACTGACtgtttttccctgcttcttTTTACGCTCTAGGACATCTTCACAGTAGATGAGACCATTCCCATGTCCTTCCGCAGCTGGCTCTCCTGTTTCATGGCTATCATTAGCACATTGCTCATGATCTCCTTGGCTACCCCATTCTTCACTATCATTGTCGTTCCCTTGGGCATCTTCTACTATTTTGTGCTGGTGAGTAACTGGGGCCTGAGAGAAGCTTCTGCCCTGCTTGGAGCAGTACCCTTGTCACTGCCGGGGTTTGTGCTGATAACTGAGCTGTGTCCCTCGTTTCAGCGCTTCTACGTCTCCACATCACGCCAGCTGCGGCGTCTGGACTCTGTCACCAGGTCTCCCATCTACTCCCACTTCGGTGAGACAGTGTCAGGCCTTTCTGTCATCCGGGCCTATGGACACCAGGAGCGGTTCCTAAAGCACAATGAGAGCACAATGGACATCAATCAGAAAAGTGTTTACTCCTGGATTATCTCAAATAGGTGAGTTTGCTCCTTGTGCCACAGCACTCTGCATCCAGGGGCCTCTGGTCCTGAGGTAGGTTCCTGAGATGCTGAAGTCTTCCCTCTTTATCTCAGGACATGCTCTGAGGGTCTGTACTGGGGGAGCTTGGGATAGGACCACCATCTGTGGGAAGGAGACCTTCTAGGGTGACTTTTAAATGTAGAGTATGGTCCCTATAAAGTATCAAGAGCCTGGGCAGGTTGGTCTGTGCTGCTGAGGACTGCGATGCTCTTGCTGGGTTCTGGGAAGAAGCTGACGCTTCAGGCCAGGTGGGAGTGTGatgggggcactgcctgctgctggtgtgTGTCTGGCTGGATGCTTTGTGTGTGCGAGGGTTGTGCAGCTGGGGCTCCTTTGATACGGCATTACCAGCACTGGAAGTTACATGTGAGACACAGGGACTGACAGATGTGATGGAAGAGCTTGCAGAATTAGTCACAAACAACATGCTGTGTAGGGGCGGGTACCACATGTATGGTGAGCTCAGGGCTGGATGctcagggctgctggtgggatGCTGGTCTCACTGGTGGGCCGTGCTCTCCCTGTGCAGGTGGCTGGCCATCCGTCTGGAGTTCGTTGGGAGCCTGGTGGTCTTCTTCTCTGCACTTCTAGCTGTGATTTCGAAAGGCACTTTGGATGGGGGCATCGTTGGTCTCTCTATCTCCTCCGCCCTCAATGTGAGTCAATGAAGGCTTTTTCTGTCAGGTTTCTGGGAGCAACACCCTGATGGCTCTGGGCTGGCTGCGGGATGCTGCCCTGCATCCAGCTCTGACACGTGGGGAGGGGATTAGCTGGGATCTCCCTGCTGGGGAGGACAATCCCTGGGAACCAGTTCGGAGCCAGGAGAGCACACATCCCAGTGTGAGGGATATGCTTGATGCCGTGGAGAGGAGCACATTCTCTGTGGATCAGAGACACTGCAGGAAAGCTTTTGAAGGGCTGGGGAAAGGGGGCTATGGCTGGTAAGAGGAAAGATAGGGGCTGCCAGGGATGCTCGTGCCCAGGCTGTGTCCCTGAGCTGTCAGCTGTCGGTGGGAGGTGGTTGTTCTTGGGTCCCGCTGAGCTTTGTGTCATCTGGTGCTGCCGTGCAGGTGACCCAGACACTGAACTGGCTGGTGCGGATGTCTTCAGAGCTGGAGACGAACATTGTGGCTGTAGAACGGGTACATGAATACACGAAGGTGAAGACAGAGGTGAGGAGACCAGGGTGTGGGCAAACACCGGCTGCACAGCTCGGTGCAAGCCAGGACTGCAGGGTGCAGCCCCCTAACACTCCTGTGCCCCCAGGCTGCATGGGTGACAGAAAAACGTCCGCCCCACGGCTGGCCCAGCAAGGGCGAGATCCAGTTCATTGACTACAAAGTTCGTTACCGACCTGAACTGGAGCTGGTTCTTCAGGGGATCACTTGCAATATTGAGAGTACCGAGAAGGTGAGGACCTCTCTGCCTGCAGTGCACCCTTTCCCTAGTGACTCTGAATTGAAGTTGGTTCTGCTCCCTTTGTTCCAGTCTGTGGACTGGGGAGGGATGGTGATGTGGATGTGCCTCCTGGGGACTCCAGAACTGCAGGGAAGGGACCAAAGGAGATAGTCTGGGAGATGGCGGTTGCAGATGCTTGCTCCCATGCCTGGGTGTGCTGACACTCTGTGGCTTGAGCCTGCATAAGCCCCACTGCTGGGGGAGCAAGGTTcatggctgcagccagcacaggctcTCGGGCAGTCTGTGGTGCAGACAAGCCAGCAAAGCTGCCTATGGGGATGGCACAGAGGACCAAGACACGGGGAGGCAGACCCTGTCCGAACTGGATgtggggctggagggctgcAAGGCTCCACACACCTTCCCATAGGAGTGGAGGGGGAACTGGCAGGAGGCAAGGGGGGAcgtgctggggagcagggggcagggAGGCCCACCACACCAAGAGAAGAGCACCTGCCCTGTTTTCTTCAACCCTGCCAACGGGTCTAAATACCTGCTTCCACAGGTTGGGGTTGTGGGCCGGACCGGGGCTGGCAAGTCCTCCCTCACCAACTGCCTCTTCCGGGTGCTGGAGGCTGCGGGAGGGAAGATCGTCATCGACGGGGTGGATATAGCGACGATCGGCCTCCACGACCTGCGCCAGAACCTCACAATCATCCCCCAGGTGAGCCGCATCCCACTGCTGCACAGCCTCCCCTGGCTCtgtgccctgggcagcccatcccCAGGTGCTGCGGAGAGCCCAGGGCCTGTGGGCATCCCCTCACCTCCGcccctgccaggcagcagggcGAACAGCCTGTGGCCAAACTTGGGGCGGGCAGGCCTGGAGCCATCGCCTCTGCTGAATGGCCATGGCAGACGTGAACACGCTGTGC
Protein-coding regions in this window:
- the ABCC2 gene encoding ATP-binding cassette sub-family C member 2; its protein translation is MSAALEKFCGSVFWNASYLTRPDADLPECFQKTVLVWIPLGFLWVFTPWQLLPMCRSKEKKSSLTKLYIFKQVLSVLLVLTAVAELALAFLEDTGQDSPPAVQYTNPSLYMVTWFLVLLIHDTRRFCLRRDSGILFCFWILSLLCGILPFQSLVRRALQDSISDMPRFVLFFISYGLQLLLFLLSGFSDVAPEAKEITKKNPEVTASFLSSITFEWYSRMVYKGYRKPLEIEDVWDLKDKDKIQVIYGTFEKNMKTAVRKAQAELEKRKRKTRQREGDPEHGNSMSKAQSQDILVMEEKQPKKKKKGDKGPRKDYPRGWLMKTLCKTFWQNLLLSVAFKLVHDGLVFVSPQLLKLLIAFVSDEKAFAWQGYLYSILLFLTALIQSLCLQQYFNLCFHLGTNVRASLIAAIYKKALTMSSATRKESTVGETVNLMSADAQRFMDMTNFIHQLWSSPLQIILSIVFLWGELGPSVLAGIAIMVLLIPINGFLVAKAKTIQVRNMKNKDERMKIMTEVLNGIKILKLFAWEPSFEKRINEIRARELKDLLNFTYLQSISIFVFTCAPFLVSLASFAVYVLVDENNVLDAQKAFTAISLFNVLRFPMSMLPLVLSSLVQTNVSTERLERYLGGEELDTSAIHHDPISGSAVRFSDATFSWEQDGNAAIRDVTLDIAPGSLVAVVGAVGSGKSSLVSAMLGEMENIKGHINIQGSLAYVPQQAWIQNATLKDNILFGSELDEDRYQQVIKACALLPDLELLPAGDQTEIGEKGINLSGGQKQRVSLARAVYSNADIYVLDDPLSAVDAHVGKYLFEHVLGPKGLLQKKTRILVTHSISFLPQVDNIVVLVAGTVSEHGSYSTLLANRGAFAQFLNSYGNQEEEAAEKNTTAVVLEEVEEQSDETLEPCVEEGPDDVVSATLKREASIHRREFVRSLSTKSTSSWKKSQEEPPKKVKGQQLIEKEAVETGKVKFSMYLRYLRAVGLGYSFWVAMGYIGQYVAYVGTNLWLSAWTDDAERYQNQTYPVQQRDLRIGVFGALGVSQAIFLLFATVLSAHGAVRASRIMHQRLLSNILRVPMSFFDTTPTGRIVNRFAKDIFTVDETIPMSFRSWLSCFMAIISTLLMISLATPFFTIIVVPLGIFYYFVLRFYVSTSRQLRRLDSVTRSPIYSHFGETVSGLSVIRAYGHQERFLKHNESTMDINQKSVYSWIISNRWLAIRLEFVGSLVVFFSALLAVISKGTLDGGIVGLSISSALNVTQTLNWLVRMSSELETNIVAVERVHEYTKVKTEAAWVTEKRPPHGWPSKGEIQFIDYKVRYRPELELVLQGITCNIESTEKVGVVGRTGAGKSSLTNCLFRVLEAAGGKIVIDGVDIATIGLHDLRQNLTIIPQDPVLFTGTLRMNLDPFDQYTDEEVWKALELAHLKAYVQDLPERLQHLVSEGGENLSVGQRQLVCLSRALLRKAKILILDEATAAVDLETDHLIQTTIRSAFADCTVLTIAHRLHTIMDSNRVMVMQAGRIVEYDSPEELLQKQGIFSAMAKDAGITNTETTTL